A single window of Crassostrea angulata isolate pt1a10 chromosome 8, ASM2561291v2, whole genome shotgun sequence DNA harbors:
- the LOC128158196 gene encoding carbohydrate sulfotransferase 1-like isoform X7, translating into MDQLKLSKLRVNFTELHGLGKGPINMINNLSMQSLFCLSDPKPIHLTDHYYITENTRMRLVLAYMRGGSTLTADIVRHTEADFYQFEPLHGITIAVKENRPVQFLNGTIRNITKEELESVYTEMIYHWFTCNFKNIDLPGLTDSFIKIFTPEHGKYYSCINPVKTTKSKLDLVKQCIPILHLKCLESKTRTLKTIRLTVSMAGKLLKWLPRLQVLHLIRDPRGIINSQFEQEITEGKNVSIASKDLCQTMSTNLNSYKELEQCHGSRMLGVVYENLCQNPFIVVPKIFKFFHSNYSTRVRDFVKKLMQGPVKACDYCTDRGKALANAYRWISIIHKNVLKIVDKHCSFLYSNLGYKQLDYNKLNVTKTSWKSLTSSSIGYRYS; encoded by the exons gAAAGGGACCAATCAATATGATAAATAACCTAAGTATGCAGAGTCTATTCTGCCTATCGGATCCCAAACCAATTCACCTTACAG ACCACTATTACATCACAGAAAATACCCGGATGCGGCTGGTGCTAGCCTATATGAGAGGGGGGTCCACTCTCACGGCGGACATTGTGCGGCACACAGAGGCTGATTTCTATCAGTTTGAGCCCCTCCATGGCATTACGATCGCCGTGAAGGAAAACAGACCCGTGCAGTTTCTCAATGGAACGATTAG AAATATCACAAAAGAGGAGCTGGAATCGGTTTATACGGAAATGATTTACCACTGGTTCACATGCaacttcaaaaatattgatCTTCCTGGACTCACCGATTCTTTTATTAAGATCTTCACACCTGAACATGGGAAATATTACTCGTGTATCAATCCAGTCAAAACCACAAAAAGCAAACTAGACCTCGTAAAGCAATGCATTCCAATATTACACCTCAAATGTCTCGAGTCGAAAACTCGGACGTTGAAAACAATTCGATTGACGGTGTCTATGGCgggaaaacttttaaaatggcTACCTAGGCTTCAAGTTCTTCATTTGATACGAGATCCTCGTGGGATAATAAATTCGCAGTTCGAGCAGGAGATAACGGAGGgtaaaaatgtatcaattgcTTCAAAAGACTTATGTCAAACCATGTctacaaatttaaattcatataaagAACTAGAACAGTGCCATGGAAGTAGAATGCTAGGGGTGGTGTATGAAAATTTGTGCCAGAATCCTTTTATTGTTGTGCcaaagatatttaaattttttcatagCAATTATTCAACGCGTGTTAGAGACTTTGTGAAAAAGTTAATGCAAGGACCCGTTAAGGCCTGTGACTACTGTACAGACAGGGGAAAAGCCCTCGCCAATGCTTATCGTTGGATATCAATTATCcacaaaaatgttttgaaaatcgTCGATAAACATTGCTCTTTTCTTTACTCGAATCTGGGATATAAACAATTGGACTACAACAAACTGAATGTAACGAAAACATCATGGAAATCCCTAACAAGTTCTTCCATAGGATACCGGTATTCGTGA
- the LOC128158196 gene encoding carbohydrate sulfotransferase 1-like isoform X5 → MLHRTIFSARSVSVFLGTTLLFYVALIGTGKGPINMINNLSMQSLFCLSDPKPIHLTDHYYITENTRMRLVLAYMRGGSTLTADIVRHTEADFYQFEPLHGITIAVKENRPVQFLNGTIRNITKEELESVYTEMIYHWFTCNFKNIDLPGLTDSFIKIFTPEHGKYYSCINPVKTTKSKLDLVKQCIPILHLKCLESKTRTLKTIRLTVSMAGKLLKWLPRLQVLHLIRDPRGIINSQFEQEITEGKNVSIASKDLCQTMSTNLNSYKELEQCHGSRMLGVVYENLCQNPFIVVPKIFKFFHSNYSTRVRDFVKKLMQGPVKACDYCTDRGKALANAYRWISIIHKNVLKIVDKHCSFLYSNLGYKQLDYNKLNVTKTSWKSLTSSSIGYRYS, encoded by the exons gAAAGGGACCAATCAATATGATAAATAACCTAAGTATGCAGAGTCTATTCTGCCTATCGGATCCCAAACCAATTCACCTTACAG ACCACTATTACATCACAGAAAATACCCGGATGCGGCTGGTGCTAGCCTATATGAGAGGGGGGTCCACTCTCACGGCGGACATTGTGCGGCACACAGAGGCTGATTTCTATCAGTTTGAGCCCCTCCATGGCATTACGATCGCCGTGAAGGAAAACAGACCCGTGCAGTTTCTCAATGGAACGATTAG AAATATCACAAAAGAGGAGCTGGAATCGGTTTATACGGAAATGATTTACCACTGGTTCACATGCaacttcaaaaatattgatCTTCCTGGACTCACCGATTCTTTTATTAAGATCTTCACACCTGAACATGGGAAATATTACTCGTGTATCAATCCAGTCAAAACCACAAAAAGCAAACTAGACCTCGTAAAGCAATGCATTCCAATATTACACCTCAAATGTCTCGAGTCGAAAACTCGGACGTTGAAAACAATTCGATTGACGGTGTCTATGGCgggaaaacttttaaaatggcTACCTAGGCTTCAAGTTCTTCATTTGATACGAGATCCTCGTGGGATAATAAATTCGCAGTTCGAGCAGGAGATAACGGAGGgtaaaaatgtatcaattgcTTCAAAAGACTTATGTCAAACCATGTctacaaatttaaattcatataaagAACTAGAACAGTGCCATGGAAGTAGAATGCTAGGGGTGGTGTATGAAAATTTGTGCCAGAATCCTTTTATTGTTGTGCcaaagatatttaaattttttcatagCAATTATTCAACGCGTGTTAGAGACTTTGTGAAAAAGTTAATGCAAGGACCCGTTAAGGCCTGTGACTACTGTACAGACAGGGGAAAAGCCCTCGCCAATGCTTATCGTTGGATATCAATTATCcacaaaaatgttttgaaaatcgTCGATAAACATTGCTCTTTTCTTTACTCGAATCTGGGATATAAACAATTGGACTACAACAAACTGAATGTAACGAAAACATCATGGAAATCCCTAACAAGTTCTTCCATAGGATACCGGTATTCGTGA
- the LOC128158196 gene encoding carbohydrate sulfotransferase 1-like isoform X8, translating into MINNLSMQSLFCLSDPKPIHLTDHYYITENTRMRLVLAYMRGGSTLTADIVRHTEADFYQFEPLHGITIAVKENRPVQFLNGTIRNITKEELESVYTEMIYHWFTCNFKNIDLPGLTDSFIKIFTPEHGKYYSCINPVKTTKSKLDLVKQCIPILHLKCLESKTRTLKTIRLTVSMAGKLLKWLPRLQVLHLIRDPRGIINSQFEQEITEGKNVSIASKDLCQTMSTNLNSYKELEQCHGSRMLGVVYENLCQNPFIVVPKIFKFFHSNYSTRVRDFVKKLMQGPVKACDYCTDRGKALANAYRWISIIHKNVLKIVDKHCSFLYSNLGYKQLDYNKLNVTKTSWKSLTSSSIGYRYS; encoded by the exons ATGATAAATAACCTAAGTATGCAGAGTCTATTCTGCCTATCGGATCCCAAACCAATTCACCTTACAG ACCACTATTACATCACAGAAAATACCCGGATGCGGCTGGTGCTAGCCTATATGAGAGGGGGGTCCACTCTCACGGCGGACATTGTGCGGCACACAGAGGCTGATTTCTATCAGTTTGAGCCCCTCCATGGCATTACGATCGCCGTGAAGGAAAACAGACCCGTGCAGTTTCTCAATGGAACGATTAG AAATATCACAAAAGAGGAGCTGGAATCGGTTTATACGGAAATGATTTACCACTGGTTCACATGCaacttcaaaaatattgatCTTCCTGGACTCACCGATTCTTTTATTAAGATCTTCACACCTGAACATGGGAAATATTACTCGTGTATCAATCCAGTCAAAACCACAAAAAGCAAACTAGACCTCGTAAAGCAATGCATTCCAATATTACACCTCAAATGTCTCGAGTCGAAAACTCGGACGTTGAAAACAATTCGATTGACGGTGTCTATGGCgggaaaacttttaaaatggcTACCTAGGCTTCAAGTTCTTCATTTGATACGAGATCCTCGTGGGATAATAAATTCGCAGTTCGAGCAGGAGATAACGGAGGgtaaaaatgtatcaattgcTTCAAAAGACTTATGTCAAACCATGTctacaaatttaaattcatataaagAACTAGAACAGTGCCATGGAAGTAGAATGCTAGGGGTGGTGTATGAAAATTTGTGCCAGAATCCTTTTATTGTTGTGCcaaagatatttaaattttttcatagCAATTATTCAACGCGTGTTAGAGACTTTGTGAAAAAGTTAATGCAAGGACCCGTTAAGGCCTGTGACTACTGTACAGACAGGGGAAAAGCCCTCGCCAATGCTTATCGTTGGATATCAATTATCcacaaaaatgttttgaaaatcgTCGATAAACATTGCTCTTTTCTTTACTCGAATCTGGGATATAAACAATTGGACTACAACAAACTGAATGTAACGAAAACATCATGGAAATCCCTAACAAGTTCTTCCATAGGATACCGGTATTCGTGA
- the LOC128158196 gene encoding carbohydrate sulfotransferase 1-like isoform X6, which translates to MPPASVFRYFVTLFGGIVLFYIFQIIRGKGPINMINNLSMQSLFCLSDPKPIHLTDHYYITENTRMRLVLAYMRGGSTLTADIVRHTEADFYQFEPLHGITIAVKENRPVQFLNGTIRNITKEELESVYTEMIYHWFTCNFKNIDLPGLTDSFIKIFTPEHGKYYSCINPVKTTKSKLDLVKQCIPILHLKCLESKTRTLKTIRLTVSMAGKLLKWLPRLQVLHLIRDPRGIINSQFEQEITEGKNVSIASKDLCQTMSTNLNSYKELEQCHGSRMLGVVYENLCQNPFIVVPKIFKFFHSNYSTRVRDFVKKLMQGPVKACDYCTDRGKALANAYRWISIIHKNVLKIVDKHCSFLYSNLGYKQLDYNKLNVTKTSWKSLTSSSIGYRYS; encoded by the exons gAAAGGGACCAATCAATATGATAAATAACCTAAGTATGCAGAGTCTATTCTGCCTATCGGATCCCAAACCAATTCACCTTACAG ACCACTATTACATCACAGAAAATACCCGGATGCGGCTGGTGCTAGCCTATATGAGAGGGGGGTCCACTCTCACGGCGGACATTGTGCGGCACACAGAGGCTGATTTCTATCAGTTTGAGCCCCTCCATGGCATTACGATCGCCGTGAAGGAAAACAGACCCGTGCAGTTTCTCAATGGAACGATTAG AAATATCACAAAAGAGGAGCTGGAATCGGTTTATACGGAAATGATTTACCACTGGTTCACATGCaacttcaaaaatattgatCTTCCTGGACTCACCGATTCTTTTATTAAGATCTTCACACCTGAACATGGGAAATATTACTCGTGTATCAATCCAGTCAAAACCACAAAAAGCAAACTAGACCTCGTAAAGCAATGCATTCCAATATTACACCTCAAATGTCTCGAGTCGAAAACTCGGACGTTGAAAACAATTCGATTGACGGTGTCTATGGCgggaaaacttttaaaatggcTACCTAGGCTTCAAGTTCTTCATTTGATACGAGATCCTCGTGGGATAATAAATTCGCAGTTCGAGCAGGAGATAACGGAGGgtaaaaatgtatcaattgcTTCAAAAGACTTATGTCAAACCATGTctacaaatttaaattcatataaagAACTAGAACAGTGCCATGGAAGTAGAATGCTAGGGGTGGTGTATGAAAATTTGTGCCAGAATCCTTTTATTGTTGTGCcaaagatatttaaattttttcatagCAATTATTCAACGCGTGTTAGAGACTTTGTGAAAAAGTTAATGCAAGGACCCGTTAAGGCCTGTGACTACTGTACAGACAGGGGAAAAGCCCTCGCCAATGCTTATCGTTGGATATCAATTATCcacaaaaatgttttgaaaatcgTCGATAAACATTGCTCTTTTCTTTACTCGAATCTGGGATATAAACAATTGGACTACAACAAACTGAATGTAACGAAAACATCATGGAAATCCCTAACAAGTTCTTCCATAGGATACCGGTATTCGTGA
- the LOC128158196 gene encoding carbohydrate sulfotransferase 1-like isoform X4 produces MLHRTIFSARSVSVFLGTTLLFYVALIGTGKGPINMINNLSMQSLFCLSDPKPIHLTDHYYITENTRMRLVLAYMRGGSTLTADIVRHTEADFYQFEPLHGITIAVKENRPVQFLNGTIRNITKEELESVYTEMIYHWFTCNFKNIDLPGLTDSFIKIFTPEHGKYYSCINPVKTTKSKLDLVKQCIPILHLKCLESKTRTLKTIRLTVSMAGKLLKWLPRLQVLHLIRDPRGIINSQFEQEITEGKNVSIASKDLCQTMSTNLNSYKELEQCHGSRMLGVVYENLCQNPFIVVPKIFKFFHSNYSTRVRDFVKKLMQGPVKACDYCTDRGKALANAYRWISIIHKNVLKIVDKHCSFLYSNLGYKQLDYNKLNVTKTSWKSLTSSSIGYRYS; encoded by the exons ATGCTACATCGGACTATTTTCTCGGCGAGATCTGTGTCTGTTTTTCTCGGAACTACACTACTGTTTTATGTTGCTTTAATTGGTACCG gAAAGGGACCAATCAATATGATAAATAACCTAAGTATGCAGAGTCTATTCTGCCTATCGGATCCCAAACCAATTCACCTTACAG ACCACTATTACATCACAGAAAATACCCGGATGCGGCTGGTGCTAGCCTATATGAGAGGGGGGTCCACTCTCACGGCGGACATTGTGCGGCACACAGAGGCTGATTTCTATCAGTTTGAGCCCCTCCATGGCATTACGATCGCCGTGAAGGAAAACAGACCCGTGCAGTTTCTCAATGGAACGATTAG AAATATCACAAAAGAGGAGCTGGAATCGGTTTATACGGAAATGATTTACCACTGGTTCACATGCaacttcaaaaatattgatCTTCCTGGACTCACCGATTCTTTTATTAAGATCTTCACACCTGAACATGGGAAATATTACTCGTGTATCAATCCAGTCAAAACCACAAAAAGCAAACTAGACCTCGTAAAGCAATGCATTCCAATATTACACCTCAAATGTCTCGAGTCGAAAACTCGGACGTTGAAAACAATTCGATTGACGGTGTCTATGGCgggaaaacttttaaaatggcTACCTAGGCTTCAAGTTCTTCATTTGATACGAGATCCTCGTGGGATAATAAATTCGCAGTTCGAGCAGGAGATAACGGAGGgtaaaaatgtatcaattgcTTCAAAAGACTTATGTCAAACCATGTctacaaatttaaattcatataaagAACTAGAACAGTGCCATGGAAGTAGAATGCTAGGGGTGGTGTATGAAAATTTGTGCCAGAATCCTTTTATTGTTGTGCcaaagatatttaaattttttcatagCAATTATTCAACGCGTGTTAGAGACTTTGTGAAAAAGTTAATGCAAGGACCCGTTAAGGCCTGTGACTACTGTACAGACAGGGGAAAAGCCCTCGCCAATGCTTATCGTTGGATATCAATTATCcacaaaaatgttttgaaaatcgTCGATAAACATTGCTCTTTTCTTTACTCGAATCTGGGATATAAACAATTGGACTACAACAAACTGAATGTAACGAAAACATCATGGAAATCCCTAACAAGTTCTTCCATAGGATACCGGTATTCGTGA